Proteins encoded in a region of the Lujinxingia vulgaris genome:
- a CDS encoding pyridoxal phosphate-dependent decarboxylase family protein: MSADTLSPTDAPLHPDTLSESDCAPSDIALKSFFLGPQAENAEWLRQIINQVFESYVRWRREVYPDDGRAISQNDRQSSEFQGRRRHFERELLDLLARFESEVPKYSPRYIGHMFSETSMPAMIGHVLTLLHNPNNISGESSRVGVKLEAEAIEALATMLGFFNQGDQTSQNNQGKASPRGHFTSGGTIANFEAMTRARSRMLRFIARGAQARARGPLPALSLVEAAHLGWARYDALRSDAPSDASNAENDPLSGDLQAMNPFALADLLAQHFEQPYRGPVLLVGEHKHYSWVKGVELLGLGKEALWPVRLSAAGTLCVEHLEKRLDEAAAAGRPVLMVVSVAGTTELGAFDPIDEVQDLLDRRAAALGHHIWHHVDAAYGGFFAASVCSEEAGCALSEPVCRALEAIGRVNSVTLDPHKLGYVPYASGAFVARQAREYLAHRIDAPYLVFDEEARDPGPQTLEGSRSAAGAVATWLTARTIGLNTQGYGRILRRTLEARKRLEATLRELAHPVRLLPASSNLLGFCVGAPGESLSTINARSEALYTRFGPQGQGDFFVSKTSLGLEAYGALLHPLLADWGVELDADATHLTVLRLSVMNPFIDSREMKLDLSRAFAQALSEALNALDSLDE; the protein is encoded by the coding sequence ATGAGCGCCGATACCCTCTCCCCCACCGACGCCCCCCTTCATCCCGACACGCTCTCGGAGAGCGACTGCGCCCCGAGTGATATCGCCCTCAAAAGCTTCTTTCTGGGGCCCCAGGCCGAGAACGCCGAGTGGCTGCGCCAGATCATCAACCAGGTCTTTGAGAGCTACGTGCGCTGGCGCCGCGAGGTCTACCCGGACGACGGCCGCGCCATCTCGCAAAACGACCGCCAGTCCTCGGAGTTTCAGGGGCGCCGCCGCCATTTTGAGCGCGAGCTTCTCGATCTGCTGGCCCGCTTCGAATCAGAAGTCCCCAAGTACAGCCCCCGCTACATCGGACATATGTTCTCAGAGACCTCGATGCCGGCGATGATCGGCCACGTGCTCACGCTTTTGCATAACCCCAACAATATCTCCGGCGAGTCGTCGCGGGTGGGGGTGAAGCTGGAGGCGGAGGCGATTGAGGCGCTGGCGACCATGCTCGGGTTTTTCAATCAGGGTGATCAAACCAGCCAGAATAATCAGGGCAAAGCCTCGCCACGCGGGCATTTTACGAGCGGCGGGACCATCGCAAACTTTGAGGCGATGACCCGCGCCCGAAGCCGCATGCTGCGCTTTATCGCCCGCGGCGCGCAGGCCCGCGCCCGCGGCCCCCTCCCGGCGCTCAGCCTGGTGGAGGCCGCGCACCTGGGCTGGGCCCGCTACGACGCGCTGCGCTCCGACGCGCCATCCGATGCCTCAAACGCCGAAAACGACCCGCTCTCGGGCGACCTCCAGGCCATGAACCCCTTTGCCCTGGCCGATCTTCTGGCGCAGCATTTTGAGCAGCCCTACCGCGGCCCGGTGCTGCTGGTTGGCGAGCACAAACACTACTCGTGGGTCAAAGGCGTGGAGCTCCTGGGGCTTGGCAAAGAGGCGCTCTGGCCGGTGCGCTTAAGCGCCGCGGGCACCCTCTGCGTCGAGCACCTTGAGAAACGCCTCGACGAGGCCGCCGCGGCTGGCCGCCCGGTGCTGATGGTCGTCTCGGTGGCGGGCACCACCGAGCTTGGCGCCTTCGATCCGATTGATGAGGTGCAGGATCTACTCGACCGCCGCGCCGCCGCGCTGGGTCACCACATCTGGCACCACGTCGACGCGGCCTACGGGGGCTTCTTCGCCGCCAGCGTGTGCTCAGAGGAGGCCGGCTGCGCGCTGAGCGAGCCGGTCTGCCGCGCGCTCGAAGCCATTGGCCGGGTCAACTCCGTGACCCTCGACCCCCACAAACTCGGCTACGTGCCTTATGCCTCGGGGGCCTTCGTCGCGCGTCAGGCCCGCGAGTACCTGGCCCACCGCATCGACGCGCCCTACCTGGTCTTTGATGAAGAAGCCCGCGACCCCGGCCCGCAGACGCTTGAAGGATCGCGCTCCGCAGCCGGCGCCGTAGCCACCTGGCTCACAGCCCGCACCATTGGCCTCAACACCCAGGGTTACGGCCGCATCCTTCGCCGCACCTTGGAGGCTCGCAAGCGCCTGGAGGCCACCCTGCGCGAGCTGGCGCATCCTGTGCGCCTTCTGCCGGCCTCCTCCAACCTGCTGGGCTTCTGCGTGGGCGCCCCGGGCGAATCTCTGAGCACGATCAACGCGCGCAGCGAGGCGCTCTACACGCGTTTCGGGCCCCAGGGTCAGGGCGATTTTTTTGTCTCCAAAACCTCGCTGGGTCTTGAGGCCTACGGTGCTCTGCTGCATCCGCTCCTGGCCGACTGGGGGGTCGAGCTCGACGCCGACGCCACCCACCTTACCGTGCTGCGTTTGAGCGTGATGAACCCCTTTATCGACTCCCGCGAGATGAAACTCGACCTCTCCCGGGCCTTTGCACAGGCGCTCAGCGAGGCCCTCAACGCCCTCGATTCACTTGATGAATAA